DNA from Eucalyptus grandis isolate ANBG69807.140 chromosome 5, ASM1654582v1, whole genome shotgun sequence:
TATTGGTCATTCCGAAGCCAAAGCCCGTCGGATCAATTCAACTAACTACAGATTAAGGATGTTACGTACATGTATATACGTATACGCGGGGGGACCCCCAGCACGGATGATGACGTGGCAAGGGGCAAGATGCGCCGAGGCACATGGAGGTCCTGCCGCGTGGCGCGTGTGGACCCCGCCGCCGATGGCGATGGCGAAGGTGAAGGTGGGGAGGGTGGCGCGTCtgcagaggaggaagaaggagagagcgCAAATGGCGGTCCGGCCATGCGACCCTGTCTCCTCCTTCCATCCTTTCGGAGGCCCCATGTGTTCCCCTGTTTTTCGCCATGCATTTGCTCTTTGCAATCTCCTACACCCGCACACACGCATACATCTAATGTTCCCAAGTCCCAACCCTTCCTCGATTCATCCTGCATTGCATGTCATCAAGAAGGGTTTGGCCCCAATCGTGTTCCTAAACGGATTTCTTCGTAATGCACGTTTTAAGCAGAATTTCATCTATGAAGGACCAGTCCGACCCTGAGCCCGCGTCGTTTGGAAATGCTTGCTCTTGGAAATACAATTGGGAAATCTCAGGAATGACATCTACTCATGGATGGATGTGAAAGAAAAACCCTCAAGAGAGTTTGGGCCATTCTTCATCCATGCTCTTGCTCATTCGCTTGTAAATGTATTTGTGCCATTAaccctatttttatttttcgtaaaCGATTAAAAGAGAGAGGGCGGTACGTAAAAGCCATATCGAGCCATGCAAGTAATAAATAGTGGCAACCACGACAGTGTGTGAAACCACGTGGGTAGGCCCGAGGACAATTTCAATATTTCTTAATATTCTACACACGATACCATGTCTCCCTCAAAAGCTTTGTCCCACTTTCGAGCTGAGATTTTTTTCATCGAGAGTAGCAGTTTTAACAGTCTTACAGATTTTGAcctgaaaattaaaagaaaaaggtctGAAAAAACATTGATAGATTCATTGTCAAATGTTTTAAGTTCATATATTTGCTAAGTTATTCAAGTCTTTCATGAATGTACAAAATAATTATGTGTATATAGAAATGCATTAAGAAAACTTGTTGTGGGATGACATGGAATATCTAAACCGCTAGTAATTATTCATCTCACATAATGTGAAAAGTAAATATATATCCAAGAAAATTattagcatttataatgtttatttgTCGCACAACCTTTGTAcaataaaagaatttcaatgcGAGATGGGGTAATGAGATGCATGACATCTTGTGTCATCTTCAAATTTACAAAGCCTATTTAGCAAAGACACCTCCAAATTGCGATCTTTGTATCTATCCGTGTCAGTTCCAAAAATCATATGGACCTTACTCTAAATAAGAAACCCTCACGAGTTGTTGGGGTTCCTTGATTATACTTATTACATATCACTCtttcaatcaaattcaaaactCTACGCTATGTACCCATGCAGTGAATTGAGAATTTTCTTTCGTAAAGGACAGTGTTTGTTGACGTCTCGAACGAGCTGAGAACCTAGGTCATTTTCTTTGCTCATCGTCTATGTTTTTAATGCGAGATTCGAGTGCTGGGAGACAATAGGAGGCCCCTCAATATCTCCAGTCTCGTGTTTCATAACAAATACAATTCACCATGATCTCCAAACACCTGCATGTTCTCCTTTCATGGCGTACAAAACCGAGCATTTAATGCTTCCTCTCACCAACTTGCCTCCAGGCATTACTTATACGGCAGTAGAGCATGTAAGAGGTCGCACATTATCCCCACAAAGAACCATAACATCCCACGAACACACACTCTGCTCTCCAGTGGCTCTTTCCAGCTTTCTCACAAAGCTGAAGATCTTCCTGAAAGATAATTGCAGTGCGATGTCGAGTTCCGTAGCCCTTTTCCTTCTCTCGTTGTGTCTTTTCTCAGCGCATGCATGCAATGCCCGTCGTTTTGGCCCCAGTGTTGGACGAAACCCTAGCAACCAAATGCATCAACTCGGCAAGGTTGGTTTGGTGTTCCTCATTCTAGTTCTCTCGAATCCCATGCCCTCATGCGAAGGGAAAAGTACGAGTCAAATCTCACGAAGTAGGTCCTGACAAGCCTTGTGGATTTCCGTCCCGTGCAGGAAATAGAAATTCAGAATTTGCGTCACGGAAAGGAAAATAGCGCAGAGATCGTCCTGGCAAGAATTCATCACGAAGAGCTTAAGGATCTAATAGGTCATTTGAGAGACCAACAAGCCATAGACGGAGTGAATTCAGGTTAAAAAAACAAGCGTACACATCACATATGGACgttaaacatttttcattataacACGAGTTATCCAAATCTTTCGGCTTATCTCATCGGCTCTCATCATATCTCCATGTCCATGTTTCTTTAGTTAAATGCTCATCGCTTGCTTGTATTTTGCATTATTTACGTACATGGCAACAGCAATAGTTCTTCTTTGGCACATGCCAATGAAAAAACATGAGGTTTTCAccgtttctattatttttctgttagatataattttttttttttttttttgcgatgTGAAAATCAATCTTATGTGGATGAGCTCTGGTTTTTCCTATGATATTTTTATCACAGTTTCATCATCGTTACTAGCTTATAATGACTCCCATCTTGCATatagaattaaaaaatggaGATGAAGTATGGTGGCATTATCGCTGTAAAGTTTGTCTAGGGCTTCTTTTGTTGGCATTCTTCTTTTAAATTCTATCTCGTCGTTATACACATTTATGCGATATCGTTTTTGTGTAGAACAATCATGATGAGTTACACGAAACTGCACCTTGTGTGATAGCCATGTCCTCTCTAAAAGTTTCGGCTTGTTAATTATCTTATTAAGCTTTCAGTTTGGTATTATTGCTGAAATAAAGTCTGTATTGCAAATCGCAGGACAAGAGGGCAGCAAGGCACGACCCTTGAAGAGCGATCAGCATAAAGCTGATGCCGAACTGGAGGTATACGATTAATCTTTCTGATAGATATGGAATCCGAGGTTGACACTGTAGGTGTGGTTTGGATAGATGAACTCCACCGTGATCAAGTCGTAGAGAGAGCTTAGCAGGAGCATTGTATACCGCACATTTGATGTACGCTTGATCTCAGTTCTTTTCGATCGTTGCAGGCATCCAGTATTTCGAAAGCCAGATTGATGGTGGAATCTGCAGACTCTCATCACAACGAGGAAGCTATTTctggagaattagatgaggaCTTGAAGGGCGACGTGGTGGCGATGGACTATGCACAGCCTCATCGTAAGCCGCCCATTCACAATGAGGAACACTGATTCATGCTATATCATTCCTGCTATTCGCTCTTTTGCTTCtctgggatggtagtatccttCTCTATGTAACTTTGATGTACAATAAAATGGAGGTCGAACAATCTTGTTCGATCCAAACCCTCGACATTGCAACATCAGTCGTCTAAGTGCATTTTACCCATAAATATATCTGCTGACTggctaatctttttttttttttttttttcatgaaatatgTTGCTTCGCATCTGTTACTAAAAAGTTAAAACGGGGAGGACTCGATTCTCCGTCAAGGATTAAATCGAACAAAAATTTAAAGTCGAAGGCTCAAATTCAAAGGATGACAGCGAGTACATAGAACTAATATTTGACATCTTCCTGGAAGACAGTGACCCCAGAGAGACAAGATTTGACAAGAGTAGTCCATAGGCATGTCCATTGTCCAAAGATCATGTTGGTATGGACATGATCCAGGTTGCAAGACGCTAGTCAGAAAGAATTACCACCACCAGGTCCCGCGTTTCTCGCAAAAACTGCTTTTAGCTTTCTCCGATTTTCTAACTATATATCATTCCAACCATCTAGAAGAATAATGAATCTGTTCTGGTGGTCCTAACGGGCCAACACACCCGAAGCTACTGCCTTTATCTGAATTAGTTGACAAAATGGTTGATGGTAAAATGAGAGAAGTGTTGAAAATATCATCACCGCGACCTGAATATCGCAGGAAAGCAAATGTGGACAGTCTTGCCGTCTCAGATTGGCAGCCTCATTGGACTTTTTTCTCTGATAAATATGATAAAGCTTTTCCATTGGCATAATCACATACTGCAGCGGACAATGAATGGTTTGACACAATCGATGAATTGTGAAGTCCGTATTCCAAGCTTCAGATCAACCTCCCCACCTCCTAGCCAGAAGAAATCGGGATTAAGCTTCACAATGGCCTCGTCCAGAATCACCTGAAGTAAAATATATTTCACATAAGAATGTCAAGAGTACCATGAAAGAGGGTCACTTTTGCAAAAATACAGTCTGTATCGCTAATGCAATTAAAAATGCATATAAACACTCTCAAggatcaaatttttataaaaaatgtcCAGAGTACCGTGAAAGAGGGTTACTATTGCAAAAGATGGGTAGCTGTtatgatttgttaaatttgaaTACCTATATAAATGCTCAACCAGACTTAAAATCATGTATCTGAAAAATACCAGgacaagaaaaaagggaaaatttacAAATGAACATAGAAATTTCTTGGATTGTATCCACTTGTTccttaaaaattaagaaacttAAGACATCTTTACATGGTCTGGACCACAAAGACATTGGAGATTCTAGAGTTAATGGCCATAAACTTCATTTATAGGTAATAACTCATGGCCTTTGAGAACTATGAGATAATGGACCACTTAAACAGCTGGCACAGACGTTGGCAGGAGCAGGACAAAAGCCATTGAGAAAGAATACAAACTTCCTCTCTTCAAAGATAACCAAAAGGGTCGGAACTTGTTTATAGACCAGACACCCTAACAATGAGCTAGAAAAAAGCACTTTTTCATAGACCATCAAACCTCAAGGACCCACATGTCGGAGCTTACAAAGCAGCCCAGGTCAATATAGTGACACCAAATGCAGCAAGTATGTCATGTAATGTCCATGTACAATGAAACAGAATAAAAACTTGTTACAGCCAAAACATCTTATTTCGTGTTATGAACGTGGGTAGAAGTTGAGAACAACTTGGCCTGATGAGACAACCAAGGTTGCATAAATGAACTCAAAGCAAgtaagaagaagatgatacattgaatattcattcatatgCAAATACAAAATCGAAACCCCATCATTACAGCCACAGATATGCTGTTCAATACCGGAATCTCAGTCTTCATGCCAATACATGTTACTGCGTTGTGCTCAAATCCAGT
Protein-coding regions in this window:
- the LOC104443695 gene encoding uncharacterized protein LOC104443695 — protein: MSSSVALFLLSLCLFSAHACNARRFGPSVGRNPSNQMHQLGKEIEIQNLRHGKENSAEIVLARIHHEELKDLIGHLRDQQAIDGVNSGQEGSKARPLKSDQHKADAELEASSISKARLMVESADSHHNEEAISGELDEDLKGDVVAMDYAQPHRKPPIHNEEH